The Zingiber officinale cultivar Zhangliang chromosome 9A, Zo_v1.1, whole genome shotgun sequence genome window below encodes:
- the LOC122020316 gene encoding lamin-like protein has translation MCPSLLCFFFLPFRPHRSISLPKLRLNLNSSSDHQRNQIMARKLLLPFLLFLSLSSWLASADRFTVGDSQAWNPNVNYTAWVDKHKPFHVGDWLVFYYQPGMADVVQVDEAGYNNCDASSSISNYSKGRSYAFQLNHTGDYYFICSRGFCYGGMRLAIVSQPLPPPSPPPSSHNDDLSAAPRSCHAPAFPLLAIAATAAALLALLQSIA, from the exons ATGTGCCCATCACTGCTCTGTTTCTTCTTCCTACCATTCCGCCCCCACCGATCCATCTCTCTCCCCAAACTCCGATTAAACCTGAACTCTTCTTCAGATCATCAGAGGAATCAGATCATGGCCAGGAAGCTGCTCCTCCCGTTcttattattcctctccctcagCAGCTGGTTGGCGTCGGCCGACAGGTTCACCGTCGGCGACAGCCAGGCGTGGAACCCCAACGTCAACTACACCGCCTGGGTCGACAAGCACAAGCCCTTCCATGTCGGAGACTGGCTCG TGTTCTACTACCAGCCGGGAATGGCGGACGTGGTCCAGGTGGACGAGGCCGGGTACAACAACTGCGACGCCTCCAGCTCCATCTCCAACTACAGCAAAGGCCGGAGCTACGCCTTCCAGCTCAACCACACCGGCGATTACTACTTCATCTGCAGCCGCGGATTCTGCTACGGCGGCATGCGCCTCGCCATCGTCTCCCAGCCGCTCCCGCCGCCCTCCCCGCCGCCCTCCTCCCACAACGACGACCTCTCCGCCGCTCCCCGTAGCTGCCACGCCCCGGCATTCCCTCTACTCGCCATCGCCGCCACCGCAGCCGCTCTTCTCGCACTCCTACAGTCGATTGCTTGA
- the LOC122019625 gene encoding subtilisin-like protease 4, with protein sequence MELAPWLLLLLLASVASPSSATRYIIQVEEPVEPLLTESSLKSWHESFLPPAVEESGADRRLLHSYSDVFNGFAAVLTEEELRAVEKKKGFVRTFPDRVLRVMTTHTPDFLGLKVGRGLWDDSKLGSGVIVGVLDTGVTPGHPSYDDEGVPPPPSKWKGSCELETGCNNKLIGARSMLSGGGPPIDEGGHGTHTSTTAAGNFVRNASYFGLAKGTAAGMAPRAHLAIYQVCLGDGSCSTSDILAGLDAAVKDGVDILSLSLGGASTPLDQDPIAISAFAAARKGIFVSCAGGNSGPSYYTLSNEAPWILTVAASSVDRSFRASVKLPDGKVIAGESIDQPRNFTKRSLPLYYSTDSPACLDAPADSHRGSVWVCEAGRESASDVAAYVKSLGARALIFISSEGQGATIPIRRMNFPGVVLTAQEGSDLISYLNSSSDPSASIVFSKTVLGVSPAPVVAYFSSRGPSQATPGIIKPDISGPGLNIFAAWIPSEGGNSDSPHYFINSGTSMATPHLSGIAAILKAAHPTWSPAAIKSAIVTTANADVSDELLKPTIYFTKGAGNVNPNKATDPGLVYDITDDDYISYICGKFGKEGARNIARVPVDCSKSVTEAELNYPSILLSPKGRAAVKVSRTVTNVGPARSSYNVSLTISKSAVSATVTPKTLTFTKLNEKKSFSVSAKWATGAPPRTGNPFVEGKLTWTSDDGKHVVTSPLLVSALE encoded by the coding sequence ATGGAACTTGCACCATGGctgctccttcttctccttgcctCCGTCGCCTCTCCTTCTTCCGCGACCCGTTACATAATTCAAGTGGAGGAGCCGGTCGAGCCGCTGCTGACGGAATCGAGCCTGAAGAGCTGGCATGAGTCTTTCTTGCCGCCGGCTGTCGAGGAGTCTGGCGCCGATCGGCGGCTGCTGCACTCCTACAGCGACGTCTTCAACGGGTTCGCCGCCGTGCTAACAGAGGAGGAGCTGCGGGcggtggagaagaagaaaggcttcgtCCGCACGTTCCCTGACCGCGTGCTGCGCGTGATGACCACCCACACGCCGGATTTCCTCGGACTCAAGGTCGGGAGGGGGCTGTGGGACGACTCGAAGCTAGGGAGCGGAGTCATCGTCGGAGTCCTCGACACCGGAGTGACTCCCGGACACCCTTCCTACGACGACGAGGGAGTGCCGCCTCCGCCCTCAAAGTGGAAGGGCTCGTGCGAGCTGGAGACCGGTTGCAACAACAAGCTCATCGGCGCCAGGTCGATGCTCTCGGGTGGGGGCCCTCCCATCGACGAGGGCGGCCATGGGACCCACACGTCTACCACCGCCGCAGGTAACTTCGTCCGCAACGCGAGTTACTTCGGTTTGGCCAAAGGCACTGCCGCTGGGATGGCCCCTCGGGCCCACCTCGCCATCTACCAAGTCTGCCTCGGCGACGGCAGCTGCAGTACCTCCGACATCCTCGCCGGGTTGGACGCGGCTGTCAAGGACGGTGTTGACATCCTCTCTCTCTCGCTCGGCGGCGCTTCCACCCCTCTCGACCAAGATCCGATCGCCATCAGTGCGTTCGCGGCGGCCAGGAAGGGCATCTTCGTCAGCTGCGCCGGCGGCAACAGTGGACCTAGCTACTACACCCTCTCCAACGAGGCGCCGTGGATCCTCACCGTGGCAGCCAGCAGCGTCGATCGAAGCTTCAGGGCTTCCGTGAAGCTTCCCGACGGGAAGGTGATCGCCGGAGAGTCTATTGACCAGCCGCGCAACTTCACTAAAAGATCTCTTCCCTTGTACTACTCTACCGACTCGCCGGCATGCCTGGATGCTCCCGCTGATAGCCACAGGGGCAGCGTCTGGGTCTGCGAGGCTGGCCGCGAAAGTGCCTCAGATGTTGCGGCGTACGTCAAGTCCCTCGGCGCCAGAGCTTTGATCTTCATTTCCTCGGAGGGCCAGGGTGCCACCATCCCGATCAGGAGGATGAACTTCCCCGGAGTAGTGCTCACCGCCCAAGAAGGCTCTGACCTCATATCGTATTTGAACTCCTCCTCCGACCCCTCCGCGTCGATCGTCTTCAGTAAGACAGTTCTCGGCGTATCCCCCGCCCCCGTCGTGGCTTACTTCTCCTCTCGTGGGCCGTCGCAGGCAACGCCGGGCATCATCAAGCCAGACATCTCCGGCCCGGGCCTTAACATCTTCGCGGCCTGGATTCCTTCTGAAGGCGGCAATAGTGACAGTCCGCACTACTTTATCAACTCCGGCACGTCCATGGCCACGCCTCACCTCAGCGGCATCGCGGCGATCTTAAAGGCCGCACACCCTACTTGGTCGCCGGCAGCTATCAAGTCGGCTATCGTCACCACGGCAAATGCCGACGTCTCTGACGAGTTACTCAAGCCGACTATCTATTTCACCAAGGGTGCAGGAAACGTCAACCCTAACAAAGCTACCGATCCTGGCCTTGTTTACGACATCACCGACGATGACTACATTTCCTACATTTGCGGCAAATTCGGAAAAGAAGGCGCTAGAAATATAGCGCGTGTACCCGTCGATTGCTCGAAGAGTGTGACGGAAGCGGAGCTCAACTACCCGTCGATTCTGCTATCCCCCAAAGGTAGGGCGGCGGTCAAAGTGAGCCGAACGGTAACAAATGTCGGACCGGCAAGATCGAGCTACAATGTGTCGCTGACAATATCGAAGTCTGCCGTGTCGGCTACTGTCACCCCCAAGACACTAACGTTCACCAAGCTGAACGAGAAGAAGTCGTTCAGCGTGAGCGCGAAATGGGCCACCGGCGCACCTCCCCGTACCGGCAATCCATTCGTTGAGGGGAAGTTGACTTGGACCTCCGATGATGGAAAGCATGTGGTGACGAGCCCATTGCTCGTCTCCGCCCTGGAGTGA
- the LOC122020504 gene encoding lamin-like protein, whose protein sequence is MCPSLLCFFFLPFRPHRSISLPKLRLNLNSSSDHQRNQIMARKLLLPFLLFLSLSSWLASADRFTVGDSQAWNPNVNYTAWVDKHKPFHVGDWLVFYYQPGMADVVQVDEAGYNNCDASSSISNYSKGRSYAFQLNHTGDYYFICSRGFCYGGMRLAIVSQPLPPPSPPPSPPPSSPTLLCSREPSKLSRLSFSILTN, encoded by the exons ATGTGCCCATCACTGCTCTGTTTCTTCTTCCTACCATTCCGCCCCCACCGATCCATCTCTCTCCCCAAACTCCGATTAAACCTGAACTCTTCTTCAGATCATCAGAGGAATCAGATCATGGCCAGGAAGCTGCTCCTCCCGTTcttattattcctctccctcagCAGCTGGTTGGCGTCGGCCGACAGGTTCACCGTCGGCGACAGCCAGGCGTGGAACCCCAACGTCAACTACACCGCCTGGGTCGACAAGCACAAGCCCTTCCATGTCGGAGACTGGCTCG TGTTCTACTACCAGCCGGGAATGGCGGACGTGGTCCAGGTGGACGAGGCCGGGTACAACAACTGCGACGCCTCCAGCTCCATCTCCAACTACAGCAAAGGCCGGAGCTACGCCTTCCAGCTCAACCACACCGGCGATTACTACTTCATCTGCAGCCGCGGATTCTGCTACGGCGGCATGCGCCTCGCCATCGTCTCCCAGCCGCTCCCGCCGCCCTCCCCGCCGCCCTCCCCGCCGCCCTCCTCCCCCACCTTGTTATGTTCCCGGGAGCCTTCAAAGTTATCTCGTCTTTCCTTTTCAATTTTAACCAATTGA